Proteins from a single region of Halichoerus grypus chromosome 13, mHalGry1.hap1.1, whole genome shotgun sequence:
- the LRRC75B gene encoding leucine-rich repeat-containing protein 75B, with product MGARLGRRTGPEAGSEAGAAAGCGPAPYERRVRWLREIQSTLRERRPERARQLLRLLRQDLGLEGTLLTDILYRNVAFLNLVDPISHDLLVNLARDLQCPKTDYELWKSSDKICRQLIYHLTPHSKRQQRGSSLPRRKTHSCLKSSLQMTQLAGETVNLSGIPLSARDVRHIMRYLGSQGAGLTVLDLSFTGLSDELLRLMLPSLWTLPRLTQLLLNGNRLTRATARELTEAVKDSAKFPTLAWVDLGNNVDVTSLPQPLLVGLRRRLSQRTSLPTIYEGLDLEPEGGVAGATSAASTWGSAAAGPGSEPQACCTR from the exons ATGGGGGCGCGGCTGGGCCGGCGGACCGGACCCGAGGCGGGCTCGGAagccggggcggcggcggggtgCGGGCCCGCGCCCTATGAGCGCCGGGTGCGCTGGCTCCGCGAGATCCAGTCCACGCTCCGCGAGCGGCGGCCCGAGCGCGCCCGGCAGCTGCTGCGCCTCCTGCGCCAG GACCTGGGCCTCGAGGGGACCCTCCTCACCGACATCCTCTACAGGAATGTGGCCTTCCTCAATCTGGTGGACCCCATCTCCCATGACCTGCTTGTGAACCTGGCCCGGGACCTGCAGTGCCCCAAGACG GACTATGAGCTCTGGAAGTCCTCGGATAAGATCTGCCGGCAGCTAATCTACCACCTCACCCCTCACTCCAAGCGGCAGCAGCGGGGGTCCAGCCTGCCCCGGAGGAAGACCCACAGCTG CCTCAAGAGCAGCCTCCAGATGACTCAGCTGGCGGGGGAGACCGTGAACCTTTCGGGGATTCCGCTGTCCGCGAGGGACGTGCGGCACATCATGCGCTACCTGGGAAGCCAGGGGGCCGGGCTCACAGTGCTGGACCTGAGCTTCACGGGGCTGAGCGACGAGCTGCTGCGCCTGATGCTGCCCAGCCTCTGGACATTGCCCCGCCTCACCCAGCTCCTGCTCAACGGCAACAGGCTGACGAGGGCCACTGCTCGCGAGCTCACTGAGGCCGTCAAGGACTCCGCCAAGTTCCCCACGCTGGCCTGGGTGGACCTGGGCAACAATGTGGACGtgacctccctgccccagcccctgctggtCGGCCTGCGCCGGCGGCTCAGCCAGCGCACCTCACTCCCCACCATCTACGAGGGCCTGGACCTTGAGCCTGAGGGCGGCGTGGCTGGGGCCACCTCTGCTGCGTCCACCTGGGGCTCTGCAGCCGCTGGGCCAGGGTCTGAGCCCCAGGCCTGCTGCACGAGGTGA